agagcttccaaggTTGTTAGCCAGAGCCAAGGCAATGGCTGACATGTCTCGGCTCCTGATGAAGTTCATGGTCTTTTTTATTACTGCCAACACATGGTCGAACTGATgtcccatataattagaaatcgttgaGGCGTTTGTGTTGTATTTATGCTTTGGCTTTGGGAGGATAAACAATGTTGTTTCTTAATGAAAATGGGATTTGATTTGACCCTATGTCTTTACTGAAAGTTCTGCGTGGATTCAATACTTCAGCAACTTATCATtatcatgcattcatgtttatttagttttcacattactcattgcattttgtttttagtagtcattgtcatcatcaaaattaaTCATAGTAACCAAAAAGAACGAACATGTTTTACGGCACCCATACCAAACGCACGCCAAAGCTAGAATCATGAGCGAGGTAGAGGAAGTTCAGGAGTAGataaaggccgacatggaggccatgaaggaCCAAATGGccaccatgatggaggccatgttgagtatgaagaaaataatggaaagcaatgcggttgcagttgccacTACCAACGCCGCAGCTGAGGTGGATCCGACCCATCCATCTGGTGTAAATCAAATGAGTCGTTCAGTCCCAGACGCGGTAGGTCAGGGAGGAGAAGCATTGGGAAGTACAAGCGATCCCCATGTTGTGCAAAGCAAGAATTCTTTCCCACCATATGACTTGCCTCCCAACTACATGCCACCCAATGTTGTACATATGCCTGACGAGAACGCCGACCACTCCGCTCCTGTTCCCcttgaaagccagcaaccccatGCACATTTTTCTCAACCCACATTGGGGGCACGCGAAGAACCCCAGGACCATGCTCtggctgacttcgagccttaccccggatatgccactgaggggCTAGCATTTGGTGGCATGCCCCAGTCTAACACCTCAAGGGGCCCTCAGCATCGCCCGCTGCAACCCTTACATTTCTCGGTGGGAAGACTACCACCTGCCATGGaggaaagagagaaatttgATCTTATAGAGGAAAGCTGAGGGCCATTGAGGGGATTAGCGATTACCCTTTTCTCAACATGGAAGAACTATGCCTAGTGCTTGACGTCGTCATCCCTTCCAAattcaaggtgccagacttcgacaaatacaaggggactacttgccccaagaaccatctgaAGATGTactgtcagaagatgggggcgtatgcGAAAGATGAGAAACTCTTGATGTAGCTACAAAAACATTTGTAAGAAGGAGCATGagtctttcaaagaatacgcccagaGGTGGGGGGATTTGGTAGCTCAAGTAGCACCtccaatgatggagagggagatgataacgatgatagtggacacattactagtgttctactatgagaaaatgGTGTGTTACATGCCTTCGAGCTTTGCAGATCTAGTATTTGCGAGCGAAAGGAAGTGGGCCTAAGAAGGGGCAAGTTTGATTATGCCGCTTCAACAAGTGTTGGCAATAAGAGGACCAGTATAGGTGGAGCTAAGAAaaaggagggagatgcccatgccgtaaCCGCAGCTCCCACATGGTTAAAGTCCCAACAAACCCCTCACAACCTGACTTACCAATATCCCCCACCCCAGTACAATTACTTGGCCACTGTCGGATCTCCTCCCAGTCTGGCGCCCATCCAACAGAGAATGCCCACTCAACCATAACCGACTCCCCTACAAAATCCATTTCCTGCACAGCCTCGACCAACTGGAAATCCCAACCctaactgatgcaatcctaccccgcaagggcattggatagaagactccaagtagattgggccaaagatgcaagagaaggccctagggttcttatgagtcgtagggtagatttcgggcccatgggctaagtacgagcccacttatctttgtacatattagaataaggtttaattaattttgggtcttgtattttgggcaccataatgtaggtagggtaccctagaaatataggatttttcagccctcgtattttagggcacctagactagtttttgtattaggggtagttttgtaatttcacatgcactaagtggatatttgatgtgtgtggttggaaataaatttaattgaattggtagaagcccaatccaattaaattttagagggggaggtgagcatttgcttactacaccccattgccacatcatatagtcacactttgtgcatgtccttcatgcttttcatgcctcatgacacctaagcacacttagtggagaatcttggaattgatcttggattagtgggctgaaccataactaaaattcattaatcataattagtgaaattttggctccaaagttttgctccacaaattcaatttcaaattcaagtgaaatttgaattttcctccaattttgtgtgacacttaggctataaatagaggtcatgtgtgtgcatttttctcaactttgatcatttgaatattaaacttcagatttcaaagctcatttggagcacaaaaattcgtgctcttctctccctctcccttcattcatctccttcttcctccaagctcttatccatggcctcttatggtggtgagcttcttctagactcatcttctccttgaattggtgtctcctctctctttcccttctccattccattgccattcatcttccaagaagcaaaggaatccattgatgaagaagatcctaggcctacaagctccaatggagcttgcatcactaACACAAACAGAAACCCAAGGAGGAACTTCCCAGGAAAAAAACCCTCGTAGTTCACCTCGATACCGATGCCTTATGCCGACCTACAACCATCTTTGCTCAGCAACCAAATGGTTGTGGTGAGCCCAGGGAAGGTCTACCAACCTCCTTTTCCCAGATGGTACAATCCCAATGCAACCTACGCCTATCATGGTGGTCTTTCGGGGCACTCTATCAAGCAGTGTGTAGCCTTCAAGCACAAGGTACAAAGCTTGATTGATGTTGGATGGCTAACATTTCAAGAGGATAGTCTGAATGTGCGGACTAATCCACTCGCCAATCATAGAGGCTCGGTGATGAATGCAGTGGAAGAATGGGAGCCTCGGGGGCTGAAATAGATAGGGAATGTGTCAACATCCAAACGATTCATTTTGGAAGCATTGTGCGTGGCTGGTATGATTGACCTTGATGGCGACAAAGGAAATTCTTGTTTAATACATCCAGGGACATCACACGATGTGGAGACATGTCCAATAGCAGAGGAGCTGCTACAAGGAATGATGAACAGGGGGCAAATTAAAGTCTGCAGTGTGAAGAAAGGGGAAGGAGATGTATACATGCAGTCAAACAACAGAAACCCGGGTAAGCtcaagcctttggtgatccatTTCACTAGGGACGTCACCACTCAGAGGCCCCGAGGTTTCCAGACCTTTACAGTTAAGACACCTGTGCCCTTTCCCTTATAAAAGTGATAAGGCAGTGCCATGGAAATATGCCACACAAGGGTCTGATGGAAGGAAGGATGGGTCCGTCATACGCGTTAAGGAGGACCTACCATCTGTTAAAGTTACAAATATTTCCGGTATGAGTGGCATGACTCATAGTGGATGGATCTTCACTGTGCCCGAGCTACTGGTATGGTCAAAGGACAAAGGGAAGGCGAAGACAGATATAGGCGAGAGAGATAAGGTGGGCTCGACCCCGAATGATGAGGTCCCGGTTGGAAAGATCACAGCAGAAGGGGACGACTTCAGCAAGAAAGAGATATCAGCTGAGGAGGCGATTGAGTTCCTAAGGATCATTCAACAAAGTGAGTTCAAGGTGATTGAACAATTGAACAAAACTCCAACTAGGATCTCTCTGTTGGGGCTGCTCAtgaactccgagcctcatcgggcacAATTGGTCAAAATTTTGAATGAAGCCCATGTAGCTCAACACATATCAATGGAGGGCTTCGGGGGCAtagtcaacaacatcactgccaacaactaccTTACTTTTTCCGACAAGGAGATACTAGTCGAAGGCAGGGGACACAACAAAGCCTTGCACGTGTCCGTCAAATGCTTGGACCACATAGtggccaaagtgctcatcgacAGCAGCTCTTCCCTCAACGTCATACCCAAAACTACATTGGATAAGTTGCCTTTTAACGCGTCGCACATGAGGCCGAGCTCCAAGGTAGTGCGGGCTTTCGATGGTAGCCATCGGGATATAAGGGGAGACATCAATCTCCCAATTAAAATTAGGCCCCATGTATATCAGAtaaccttccaaataatggacatATGCCCTGCCTATAGTTGCTTGTTAGGCCGGCCTTGGATCCATTCAACTGGGGTGGTCCTGTCAATGTTGCACCAGAAATTAAAGTTTGTAGTGAAAGGGCAGTTGGTTATAGTATCAGGGGAGGAAGACATATCGGTAAGTTGTCCGTCTTCTACGTTGTATGTTGAGGCTGCAAAGGAGTCATTCAAAACATTATTCCAAGCGCTGGAAATTATGAGCAGTGCTTATGCGGAATCTCCTCCGGTGCAGCCACGCATATTTGGTGTCGCTTTGATGGTGGCTCTGGTTATGTTAAGGGACAGATATGAGCCCAAAATGGGTTTAGGCCGAAACGGGGACGGCATGGCAAGCTTGGTGGAGTTCGCTGAGAATCGTGGAAGGTTCGGGTTGGGTTACGAGCCTACGCATGCCGACAAGAAGAGGGTCTCCTTAGAAAGGAAGGAGAGAAACCTGGCCCGTCTACAAGGGCGTGGACTACAAGTAGAAAACATCCCTTTTTGTCACATCAGCGAAAGTTTTGTCAGCGCAGGATGGATGCGCAAGGATTAGGATACGGTGATAAACGAAGGAACCCCTCAAGACCGACCAAATTGGGTGCAGCCATGTCCTCTGGGCTTTGAATTGGGGAATTGGAAAATTGTCGAACAACCCAAGATTTCCATGACAAATTCAATGTAATCCAATAGTTCCAACCCTATtgctgggcctaggctttagggtcTGCTTCCTGTTGGGCATACCTCTTTCTTTAATGTTCCCACAATTATAAATACGGAACCTTTTCTATTTGATGTGTTCCCTCTCGCACTTTCATCTATTTTCATTCttctgcatatttatttttgttgcgatTAAATGATTTGATGCAGATCCAACAATGAGTCTTGTGAAAGTAGTGATACCGAGGACCCGGATGTTGATTTTGAGCAACTAATAAATCAAGCCgagaaaggagaagatgaggATTAGGGGCTTCCCCTAGATTTGAAAAGAATGGTGGAGCAAgaagaacacgaccaatttTGCCCTGTTTTCTTTCATGGATGGATTCTCGGGCTATAATTAGATAAAGATGGCACAAGAGGATATAGAGAAGACAACCTTCATCACTCTATGGGGAACTTTCtgctacaaggtgatgtcctttgggctaAAAAATGTCAAGGCAACATACCAGCGGGCCATGGTGGCGttattccatgacatgatgcataaagagatcgaggtctacatgGATGACATGATCCCTAAATCGAGGACCGAGGAGGAAAACCTTGTCAATTTGCGGAAGTTATTCGAGCGACTGTGTAAATACAGGTTGAGGCTGAATCCCACAAAGTGTACTTTCGgggttaaatttgaaaaattgcTCGGCTTTGCCGTTAGTCAGAAAGGAGTAGAGAAGATCTAGACAAAGTAAAGGCAATCCTCGAAATGTTGGAGCCACGCACTGAGaagcaggtccgaggtttcctgcgAAGGTTGAACTACATAGcgagattcatatcacagctgaCCTCCACTTGCGAGCCTCTTTTCAAATTGTTGCTTAAAAATTAGTCCATCCAATGGGATGATGATTGTCAAGTGGCATTTGAAAGGATTAAGTGGTGTATGATGAATCCCCCTGTGCTCGTACCGCCGGTGCCCGGAAGACCTCTTATCCTATACATGACTATATTAGATGGGTCAATAGGGTGTGTGTTGGGACAGCACGATGAGTCCGGAAAAAAGGAGCGGGTCGTCTATTACTTGAGCAAGAAGTTCACGGCATGCGAGATGAACTACTCTTTGCTAGAGAGGACGTGTTGTGCCTTGGTATGGGCAGCTCACTGTCTGAGGCAGTATATGCTGAATTACACTACTTGGTTGgtgtccaaaatggatcccatcATGTACATCTTCAAAAAGCCCGCTTTCACTGGACGGATAGCTCAGTGGTAGGTTTTGTTGTTAGAATTCGATATTGTATGTGTCACTTAGAAGGCAATGAAGGGGAGTGCCTTGGTGGATTACCTAGCTCAACATCCCATCAATGATTATCAGCCTATGCATCCAGAATTCCCTGATGAAGATATTGTGACCTTGTTTGAGGAGGAAGTAGAAGATGAGGACAGGGACAAGTGGATCATGTGGTTTGACGGTGCGTCTAATGCACTAGGCCATGGGGttggggcagttttggtttcCCCAGACAAGCAATATatacctttcacggctaggttgTGCTTCGACTACACGAACAACATAGCGGAGTACGAGGCATGTGCCCCTGGGATCCGAGCAACAATCGACTTTAGGGTCAAGTTACTCAAGGTATACAGGGACTCGACATTGGTAATCCATCAATTGAAAGGTGAATGGGAGACCAGGGACCACAAATTGGTACCTTACCAGGCTTACATTAGGAAGTTGATGGAATTCTTTGATGACATATCTTTTCATCATATTCCTAGAGAGGAAAATCAGATGGTTGACACCCTTGCCACTCTAGTGAGCCTGCATGAAGATTTTCCGTACATCAAATTCAGATATCATAGTGAGCCTACACATTGTTGTTTGATAGAAGAAGAGGAggatggtaagccttggtatttcaatatcaaatgatacatcGAAGATAAGGAATACCTGCTTGAGACCTTTGACAACGATAAGAGGACATTACGAAGATTGGCGGCCGATTTCCTCCTGAGTGGAAATATCTTGTACAAGAGGAACCATGACATGGTACTGCTTCGATGTGTGGATGCAAGAGAGGTCGAAAAAATGCTAATAGAGGTGCATGAGGGATCCTTTGGTACGCATGCTAATGGTCATGCCATGGCCCGGAAGATTTTGAGAGCGgggtattactggctcactataaAGAGCGATTGTTGCgttcatgtgaggaaatgccataagTGCCAAACCTTTGCGGATAATGTTAatgctctacttgtaccattAAATGTCTTGGCAGCACCTTGGCCATTCTCTATGTGGGGCATAGACGTGATCGGGGCCATCAAACCCAAGGCTACCAACGGGCATCACTTCATCTTAGTCACcattgattacttcaccaagtgggtgAAAATAGCTTCATATGCTAGCGTGACTATGAATGTAGTGATCAaattcattaagaaggagataatTTGCAGATATGGGTTGCCCAGGAAGATCATCAACGATAATGCCACCAATttaaacaacaagatgatgaaggaaatatgcaaggatttcaaaatccaacatCATAATTCCACGCCTTAttggccaaagatgaatggagcagttgaggctgcaaataaaaacatcaagaaaatcGTTTAGAAGATAACCATATCATACAAGGATTGACACGAGATACTCCCCTTTGCattgtgttggatcaagtggcctcggaataattaagaaggggaggttgaattaattattaatgtaccttgactatttaaaaatctatccttcttaatgttacttgatttaattaggcttttactaccaagttaagaaagtaaagaacagtaattcaaacttaaccaaaagtaaaagcgataattaaagtgcacaacggaaattaaagagtgtagggaagaagaagacaaacacaagaatttatactggttcggcaacaacccgtgcctacatccaatccccaagcgacctgcagtccttgagatttcttttcaaccttgtaaaaacctttacaagcaaagatccacaagggatgtaccctcccttgttgtctttgaacaaccaagtggatgtaccctccacttgaactgatccacaagagatgtaccctcgcttgttctcagtcacaacaacccaagtagatgtaccctctacttgtaccacaaaggatgtaccctccaatgtgttaagacaaagttctcaggcggttagtcctttgaaatcctttgtttaagggaaagggaagaatcaaaagaattctcagactatgtctttttgaattctttgaaaagggagaagggagacgcaaaagaattcaagcggttagtcctttgttcttttggaaaagttagaagagagacacaaaaagaatttaggcgattagtccttgtcgaattctttttggcaaagggagaagagaatgaaaagataatcacacttttgttttctatgaaagaacaaggtttggaaactagaaaacttagaaagctttttgggcaaaggaagaagaagaagaagttcaaaaagatgTTCAAAAAGATTGTAAgagttattgaaatgcaagtcaaggtcttgcttttatagactcttcatgtctggtcaagaaaaccattgtaagagttataaccttgagaaaaacctgaaaaccattggaagagttatatctcttgactttttattcaaaacttgtcactggtaatcgattaccaaaaccatgtaatcgattacacaaagcattttacgaaaagatatgactcttcacaatttaatttgaatttcaacgttcagatacactggtaatcgattaccaatatattgtaatcgattacaccatttaaaaaacaattggaacgttgcaaattcaattaaaagcttttgaaatcaaactttgccactggtaatcaattacaggtaattggtaatcgattactagagagtaaaaactctggaacttagaaaattttgagaaaaacttttttgaaaaacaaaactgtgctatgtttgttttttgaaaaatcttttcaatacttcccttgtgaagtcttcttgatttcttctcttgaatcttgaattcatcttctcttgaatcttgagatcaaacttctcttgaatcttgaatcttcttgatttcttctcatgaaacttgaaattaatcttgatttaatcttgatcttgaacttgttgactcaatcttgaaatcattctcttgggctttttatcatcatcaaaactacttgaatcaacttgattcatcatcatgaagcttgcttctacacattGCATGGTTATTGAACTTTTATGCGTACATCTATTGGGGCAACCCCTTTCTCTTTGGTGTATGGGATGGAAGTTTTGCTCACGTTTCAGGTGGAGGCTCCTTCTTTGAGAATCCTAGCAAAGTCAAGATTGGAAGAATCAAAATAGGCCCAAGCATCTTTGATCAGTTGAATCTTATCGAAGGTAAAAgattggccgccatgagccatgggcgacTATCTCAAAGTAGAGTGAAAAATGCTTTTGACAAAAGGGTATGCCCGCGTAAGTTTAGCGAGGGGACCTTGTTCTAAAGAAAGTGTTGCAGGTTCAAAAGGATCAcagagggaaatgggccccgaattatgaagggtCGTTTgttgtgaagaaggctttctaaTGAAGAGCATTGTTGCTTATGAACATGGATGAcgaagagctaccttcgccTGTGAATTCTGACATTGTCAAGCGGTATTATGCGTAATacttggggcaatttgaaggatCAATGTTTGGGCCTCCTCAAGGACTTATTAGGATCTCCATGtcttaaaatttttgtaaaccataatcgcaacattaataaatatggGTTAATGATTTGCATCTTCCCCCATTTTCTTCAAAACCCAACAAAAGCTTCATAGGAACCCACGAGACCTCCATTGTTGGAGCAAATCCAAGCTTTTTTTGCACATTTGTCTCAATTATTCTTGCTTTCCATTCATCCCAGTCAAGTAAGTGCTATCTCCATCTATTTTTTCACTTCTTCCTTGTGGTATTGGTgctttatttgttgtttctttGCAATGTTTGTGAGGAATTTGTAAATCCATGGGCTGAATGCTTTGATTAAGGGCTGCAATGGATGGCTCTAGGCCTATCCTtgattttattgtaaatttgcATGTCATATTGTTCTTTATCCCTTCTTTTACATGTTTTAACATGCGCCATCAACCGTTTGATAAAATGCTACAATGACCATTCCATGtgttgttttgaaatttgaatgagTAATGAGCTTTATGCATgtccagccatcattttagatGTATGAGCAACTTAGGTTGATAGATTAAATGCCAAGAGCATGAACTAAGCTTGGAAATCTAGACGTTGCTTTAAATACCAATACATGAGTTACATGAATGCGTAAAATTGATTGGGTAGAATTAGTCTAATTGTTGTTTAAACCTACTACACTATGATGGGCACATTGCACCTAGATTTCTGTAgaatgttaatttcttttaaaataatacgcACTGAGTTGTGATTTGTTTTAT
The genomic region above belongs to Glycine max cultivar Williams 82 chromosome 14, Glycine_max_v4.0, whole genome shotgun sequence and contains:
- the LOC100793606 gene encoding uncharacterized protein, encoding MIDLDGDKGNSCLIHPGTSHDVETCPIAEELLQGMMNRGQIKVCSVKKGEGDVYMQSNNRNPGKLKPLAVPWKYATQGSDGRKDGSVIRVKEDLPSVKVTNISGMSGMTHSGWIFTVPELLVWSKDKGKAKTDIGERDKVGSTPNDEVPVGKITAEGDDFSKKEISAEEAIEFLRIIQQSEFKVIEQLNKTPTRISLLGLLMNSEPHRAQLVKILNEAHVAQHISMEGFGGIVNNITANNYLTFSDKEILVEGRGHNKALHVSVKCLDHIVAKVLIDSSSSLNVIPKTTLDKLPFNASHMRPSSKVVRAFDGSHRDIRGDINLPIKIRPHVYQITFQIMDICPAYSCLLGRPWIHSTGVVLSMLHQKLKFVVKGQLVIVSGEEDISVSCPSSTLYVEAAKESFKTLFQALEIMSSAYAESPPVQPRIFGVALMVALVMLRDRYEPKMGLGRNGDGMASLVEFAENRGRSNNESCESSDTEDPDVDFEQLINQAEKGEDED